In Clostridium sp. JN-1, one genomic interval encodes:
- a CDS encoding type 1 glutamine amidotransferase — MELNICHLYPDLLNVYGDIGNILILKYRAEKRNIKVNVFNVSIGDPFEPQKYDITFFGGGQDYEQSIVSDDLNQTKKSGLVEYINNNKIFLAICGGYQLLGKYYTTPQGEELEGLNILDIYTKGGDTRFIGNTVIFNEEFKEYYVGFENHSGRTYIGSLKPLGKVIAGYGNNGEDGYEGCIYKNCFCTYFHGSLLSKNPELADRLISSALSSKYNKDVNLEPINDTLEIKAKEFIINREKSKK; from the coding sequence ATGGAGCTTAATATATGTCATTTGTATCCAGACTTATTAAACGTATATGGTGACATAGGAAATATACTTATATTAAAGTACAGAGCAGAAAAAAGAAATATAAAAGTTAACGTATTTAATGTTTCTATAGGTGATCCATTTGAACCCCAAAAATATGATATAACATTTTTTGGAGGAGGACAGGACTATGAACAATCTATAGTCTCTGACGATTTAAATCAAACCAAAAAATCAGGTTTAGTTGAATACATAAACAATAATAAGATATTCTTAGCTATATGTGGAGGATATCAATTACTTGGAAAATACTACACTACTCCTCAAGGGGAAGAACTCGAAGGGCTTAACATACTTGACATATATACAAAAGGTGGAGACACTAGATTTATAGGTAATACTGTCATCTTCAATGAAGAATTTAAAGAATACTATGTAGGCTTTGAAAACCACTCTGGCAGAACCTATATAGGCAGCTTAAAGCCTCTTGGAAAAGTTATTGCCGGATATGGAAATAATGGTGAAGATGGCTATGAAGGCTGTATATACAAAAATTGTTTTTGCACTTATTTTCATGGATCATTACTATCAAAAAATCCAGAACTAGCTGATAGATTAATATCCTCTGCCTTATCTAGTAAATACAATAAGGATGTAAACTTAGAACCAATAAATGATACTCTTGAAATTAAGGCTAAAGAATTTATTATAAATAGAGAAAAATCAAAAAAATAA